The window CGCCTGGATTTTGACACGTTTGAATGAAACGATCGAACAAGTGACGAAACTGGCCGATAAATATGAGTTCGGTGAAGTGGGCCGTGCGTTGTATAACTTCATCTGGGACGATTTCTGCGATTGGTATATCGAAATGGCCAAATTGCCGTTGTATGGAGAAGACGAAGCGGCCAAGAAAATGACGCGTTCTGTCTTGGCGCATGTATTGGACAATACGATGCGTCTACTACATCCGTTCATGCCGTTCATTACGGAAGAAATCTGGCAGAACTTGCCGCATGAAGGTGAATCCATTACAGTGGCTGCTTGGCCGGTTCCGGATCCGGCATTATCCGACAAATCCCGCGCAAGTGACATGAAGCTCCTTATGGACATCATCCGGTCCGTGCGGAATATCCGTTCAGAAGTGAACACGCCGCTAAGCAAGAAAGTGCCGCTTTATATTTCCGCCAAAGATGAAGCGACAGCCACAGTGCTGGAAACGAACCGGAAATACATCGAACGGTTCTGCAACCCGGAAACGTTGACGATCGGAAAAGACATTGCAGCTCCAGGCAAATCGATGTCCGCCGTCGTCACAGGAGCGGAATTGTTCCTGCCGCTCGAAGGACTGTTGGACATCGAAGAAGAACTCGCCCGCTTGACGAAAGAACTGGCGAAATGGGACAGCGAAGTGAAACGGGTCCAAGGCAAACTGTCCAATGAACGTTTCATGTCCAAAGCGCCTGAAAAAGTCGTCGCAGAAGAACGCGCAAAAGAAAAGGACTATCTAGAAAAATACGCTGCCGTCGAGCGCCGTATGCAGGAATTGAAGGAAATTTAACACGGCACACCCCTTTCCTTGGTAGTGGGAAGGGGTGTGTTTTATTTTTATGGGGTGTCGACTCTTTATATATAGCGGAACGGCCGCTGATAGTTTCTTGCCCGGGCCGATAACTGGGTGCGAGTGCTGATAGTTTGTTGCGACTGCTGATAACTAGTTGGGAGTGCCGATAACTTGGCGCGAGTGCTGATAACTAGTTGGAAGTGCTGATAACTAGTTTCGACTGCTGATAGCTAGTTGTGTACGCCGATAACTTTGCACAGCCGCTGATAACTCCCCGCAAGCTAGTTCCAGAGCTGCGTTCATAAGCCCGGGTTGCGCGCTCATAAGTCCGCGTGCCATGCCCATAAAACGTGGGCCGCGCTTCATAAGCCCGAGTCCGCGCCCATACCCCGCACCCCGCGCTCATTCCCCTCGAAAACAAGCTTTTTCTCACAGGTTATGATAGAATGAGAGGGCTTACATTCTACAGAACATTATGAAAGAAAGTGGGGAAGTTGAATTGATCAATTATGAGACTATTCGTGAATTGAAAACCAAGTTTGAGAACAAAGAGGTTTCTCCTGTCGAAGTGACGAAGCAGATGTTGAACCGCATCCATCAATTCAAAGACCTGAACGCTTTTATTACCGTCAATGAAACGCAAGCTTTGAAGCAAGCGGAACTATCGGAAAAGAAATATGCGCTAGGCGAACAAATCGGGTTCCTGGAAGGAATTCCGATCTCGTATAAAGATAATTTGTCTACAGCCGGTTTGCGGACGACGAGCGGGTCGCATATCGACGAGTCGCTCGTTCCGAAGAAAAACGCCGGTATCGTGGAAATCCTTCAGAATGAAGGGGCGGTCAATCTCGGAAAGACGAATATGCATGAATTCGCATTCGGTATTACGTCGAACAATCCGTTCTACGGCCCAGCCAAAAATCCTTGGAACCCGGAGTATACGCCGGGAGGATCCAGCGGGGGATCAGGTGTCGCGGTGGCCGCTTCGCTTGGTGTCGCGTCGATCGGCACGGATACAGGTGGATCCATTCGGATTCCGGCAGCTGCCTGCGGCGTAGTCGGATTGAAGGCAACGCATGACCTGATCGACTCTACAGGCGTGAAGAATATTTCCTGGACGCTCGACCATGTCGGACCGCTCGTGAAAAACATGGACGACCTGGCCTTCATGATGGAAGCGATGACAGGGGAAGACTTTTCGACATTCCTGAATGAGGACATCCGAGGATTGCGGATTGGCGTGCCGAATAATTATCTGAATGAACGGATGGATGATGAAACCGCTGCCTTGTATGAAAAATCACTCGAACAGTTGACTTCATTAGGGGCCGTGCTGATCGAAGTGGATATCCCATTCTCGAACGACGATCTGGGACTTCTGACAGTGCTTGCCGTATCGGAAGCGGGCTATGTCCATGATGCATATATCGATAAGCCGGAATCCCGCTTTGGAGCGGATGTCGAGGCTGTCCTGAAATCGAGCCGCGATATTTCCGCATTGCAGTACATGCAGGCGTTGAAGAGAAAAGAGGATTTGCTAGCGCAATTCGAAGACCTGTTTACGAAAGTGGATGTCATCGTATCTCCGGTTACGCCGTCATCCTCACAAAAAGTAGGGGTGGACGAATTGACGATCCACGGACAAACGGAAGATATTTTCAGCGGCATGATTCGCTATCCTTCCGTATTCAATATGACGGGACAACCGGCATTGTCCGTCCCGCTCGGCTTCGGGGCAAATGACTTGCCAGTCGGTCTTCAGTTCGCCGCAGCTTCTTACTGTGAGCCGATTCTGATGCGTGCAGGCTTTGCGTATGAACAGAATTTCCTGAAGGAGTTCTACGCCAAACGCGATCAACTGCTTGCTGCGGCTCCGACTTTGTCTTAATAGGAAAAGCCATTCCACCGATTATATATTGCGGTGGAATGGCTTGTTTTAATTTCGGAAATAAATCCATTGTCCTTCTTCGAATCTGCGCTCGCACTTTCCGGCACGGCGTAAGTATTCCAGATGAGCAATTGTCTCCCCGATGGCAAACCGTGTTTCATGGACGGTCAATTGCTGCTTGAACAGGCGACCGCAAGTTTCATAAACTGAAATCGGCTCTACTATAGCTTGCATCGTGTCTTCCAACCGGTCCTCGTGGTGGCCGATGATTTCATCAATCCGTTCATTCGCCCCGGCAAACGGTTTTCCGTGGGACGGAATGACGTAGCCGATATCCAAGCGTTTCAGGCTTTCCAATGAAGTCAAATATGAATGCAATGGGTTTTCATCCCCGTGGAACCAATACGAAATATTCGGCGTGATTTTCGGAAGGATATGATCTGCGGAAAGGAGAACACTCTCTTCCTTATTATAAAAGCAGACCATGCCATCCGAATGGCCCGGTGCATGGATAATCTCATATTCATACCGGCCGATCGGCAGTTTTTCGCCTTCCTTAAAGTAATGATCAATCGTCGGATAAGGCGTAACGAGCGCGATGAATTCTGCTGTGTTGCCGACCATTTCCCGGGCAATGTCCTCC is drawn from Sporosarcina sp. FSL W7-1349 and contains these coding sequences:
- a CDS encoding amidase; this encodes MINYETIRELKTKFENKEVSPVEVTKQMLNRIHQFKDLNAFITVNETQALKQAELSEKKYALGEQIGFLEGIPISYKDNLSTAGLRTTSGSHIDESLVPKKNAGIVEILQNEGAVNLGKTNMHEFAFGITSNNPFYGPAKNPWNPEYTPGGSSGGSGVAVAASLGVASIGTDTGGSIRIPAAACGVVGLKATHDLIDSTGVKNISWTLDHVGPLVKNMDDLAFMMEAMTGEDFSTFLNEDIRGLRIGVPNNYLNERMDDETAALYEKSLEQLTSLGAVLIEVDIPFSNDDLGLLTVLAVSEAGYVHDAYIDKPESRFGADVEAVLKSSRDISALQYMQALKRKEDLLAQFEDLFTKVDVIVSPVTPSSSQKVGVDELTIHGQTEDIFSGMIRYPSVFNMTGQPALSVPLGFGANDLPVGLQFAAASYCEPILMRAGFAYEQNFLKEFYAKRDQLLAAAPTLS
- a CDS encoding MBL fold metallo-hydrolase; its protein translation is MLEKLGIEMVRIDLPFRLNHVNCFMAEGEAGWTIIDAGLNNTYTQNMWKERIGDRKVSDLFITHYHPDHFGHSGQLQKTTGARVSMSEVDARSALTVWEQSYVDDLYGHYLTAGIPEDIAREMVGNTAEFIALVTPYPTIDHYFKEGEKLPIGRYEYEIIHAPGHSDGMVCFYNKEESVLLSADHILPKITPNISYWFHGDENPLHSYLTSLESLKRLDIGYVIPSHGKPFAGANERIDEIIGHHEDRLEDTMQAIVEPISVYETCGRLFKQQLTVHETRFAIGETIAHLEYLRRAGKCERRFEEGQWIYFRN